From one Paenibacillus sp. FSL K6-1330 genomic stretch:
- the atpD gene encoding F0F1 ATP synthase subunit beta: MKKGRVVSITGAVVDIEFERGHLPEIFNAVKIEATLEGGRSVDLTLEVSNHLGDNLVRCIAMSSTDGLVRGIEAVDLGRPITVPVGSATLGRVFNVLGEPIDNAGAVVSEINNPIHREAPAYDELSTQAEMLETGIKVIDLLAPYQKGGKIGLFGGAGVGKTVAIQELINNIAQEHGGISVFAGVGERTREGNDLYHEMSDSGVINKTAMVFGQMNEPPGARLRVALTGLTMAEYFRDQEGKDVLLFIDNIFRFTQAGSEVSALLGRMPSAVGYQPTLASEMGRLQERITSTKKGSVTSIQAIYVPADDYTDPAPATTFAHLDATTNLERKISEMGIYPAVDPLASSSRILAPEIVGEEHYNVAQGVKKILARYNELQDIIAILGMDELSEEDKAIVGRARRVQRFLSQAFHVAEQFNGIPGKYVPVKETVRSFKEILEGKHDHLPEAAFLFVGTIEEAVEKAKTL, translated from the coding sequence ATGAAAAAAGGACGCGTTGTCAGCATTACAGGTGCTGTAGTTGACATTGAATTTGAGCGCGGTCATCTTCCCGAGATTTTTAATGCTGTCAAGATTGAAGCAACGCTGGAAGGCGGCCGCTCGGTTGATTTGACTTTGGAAGTATCCAATCATTTGGGTGATAATCTGGTTCGTTGTATCGCGATGTCATCCACGGATGGTCTTGTTCGCGGTATCGAAGCCGTGGATTTGGGCAGACCGATTACGGTTCCTGTAGGTTCCGCTACACTTGGCCGTGTATTTAACGTATTGGGTGAGCCGATCGATAATGCAGGTGCCGTAGTATCCGAAATTAATAACCCGATCCACCGTGAGGCTCCTGCTTATGATGAGCTTTCCACGCAAGCAGAAATGCTTGAAACGGGAATTAAAGTCATCGACTTGCTTGCTCCATACCAAAAAGGCGGTAAGATCGGTCTCTTTGGTGGTGCCGGCGTAGGTAAAACCGTTGCTATCCAGGAATTGATCAACAACATCGCCCAAGAACACGGCGGTATTTCCGTATTTGCCGGCGTAGGTGAGCGTACTCGTGAAGGTAATGACCTTTACCACGAGATGAGTGATTCCGGTGTTATCAACAAAACCGCGATGGTATTCGGTCAAATGAACGAGCCTCCGGGTGCCCGTCTTCGCGTAGCATTGACTGGTTTGACGATGGCGGAATATTTCCGTGACCAAGAAGGTAAAGACGTACTTCTCTTTATCGATAACATCTTCCGCTTTACTCAAGCGGGTTCCGAAGTATCCGCCCTCCTGGGTCGTATGCCTTCCGCGGTAGGTTACCAGCCAACGCTGGCATCCGAAATGGGACGCTTGCAGGAGCGGATTACCTCTACCAAGAAAGGTTCCGTTACATCCATCCAGGCTATCTATGTACCGGCGGATGACTATACGGATCCGGCTCCGGCTACAACGTTTGCTCACTTGGATGCAACGACAAACCTGGAGCGTAAGATTTCCGAGATGGGTATCTATCCTGCGGTAGATCCGCTTGCATCCAGTTCCCGTATCTTGGCTCCGGAAATCGTGGGCGAAGAGCACTATAATGTTGCTCAAGGCGTTAAGAAAATTTTGGCTCGCTATAACGAGCTTCAAGATATCATCGCGATTCTCGGTATGGATGAGCTGAGCGAGGAAGATAAAGCGATTGTTGGACGTGCTCGTCGTGTTCAACGTTTCCTTTCCCAAGCTTTCCACGTTGCCGAGCAGTTTAACGGCATCCCGGGTAAATATGTACCGGTTAAAGAAACTGTACGCAGCTTTAAAGAGATCTTGGAAGGCAAGCACGACCACCTTCCGGAAGCGGCTTTCCTGTTCGTAGGTACGATTGAAGAGGCAGTTGAAAAAGCAAAAACATTGTAA
- the atpG gene encoding ATP synthase F1 subunit gamma, whose protein sequence is MARGLRDIKRQIKSVQNTRQITKAMEMVAAAKLRRAQEKATSALPYSEKLKEVVGSIAAGTKGISHPMLEKREVKKTGYLVITSDRGLAGASNSNILRKVSNFIAERHQSKDEYCLFVIGRKGRDYFRRRGLPVVEELTDLSDSPTYADIKAIANAAVHQYELGQIDELYVCYNQFVNALTQLQEISKLLPMENIGSAENLTGYEYEPSPEGVLEVLLPKYAETLIFSAMLNAKASELGAKMTAMGAATKNASKMINELNLTYNRARQAAITQEISEIVGGANAQQ, encoded by the coding sequence ATGGCAAGAGGATTACGTGATATTAAGCGGCAGATCAAGAGTGTTCAGAACACAAGGCAGATCACCAAGGCGATGGAAATGGTTGCTGCCGCGAAGCTGAGAAGAGCCCAAGAGAAAGCAACCTCCGCGCTTCCATACTCTGAGAAGCTGAAAGAAGTGGTTGGCAGCATTGCTGCTGGAACCAAGGGAATCAGCCATCCGATGCTGGAAAAGCGTGAAGTGAAGAAAACCGGTTATCTGGTGATCACTTCAGACCGCGGTCTTGCTGGTGCATCGAACTCCAACATTTTGCGAAAAGTATCGAACTTTATCGCAGAACGCCATCAGTCCAAGGACGAGTATTGCCTGTTTGTGATCGGACGTAAAGGACGGGATTATTTCCGCCGTCGTGGACTTCCGGTTGTTGAGGAGCTCACCGATTTATCCGATAGTCCGACCTACGCAGATATTAAGGCCATCGCTAACGCGGCGGTTCATCAATATGAGCTGGGTCAGATTGATGAGTTATACGTGTGCTATAACCAATTCGTGAATGCTTTGACTCAGCTTCAGGAGATCTCTAAGCTTCTGCCGATGGAGAACATTGGTAGCGCCGAGAACCTGACGGGTTATGAGTACGAACCATCTCCTGAAGGCGTACTCGAGGTTCTGCTTCCGAAATATGCGGAAACATTGATTTTCAGTGCGATGCTGAATGCGAAGGCAAGTGAGTTGGGTGCGAAGATGACTGCTATGGGAGCTGCAACGAAGAATGCAAGCAAGATGATCAACGAGTTGAACCTTACTTACAACCGTGCTCGTCAGGCTGCCATTACGCAGGAAATTTCCGAGATTGTGGGCGGAGCAAACGCTCAGCAATAA
- the atpA gene encoding F0F1 ATP synthase subunit alpha, producing MSIRPEEISTLIKSQIEEYKSDITVSEVGTVIQVSDGIARVYGLENAMSGELLEFQNGVFGLALNLEESNVGVVILGPYSEIKEGDQVKRTGRIMEVPVGEALLGRVVNPLGQPLDGKGPIEATAYRPVESSAPGVIERKSVHEPMQTGIKAIDAMVPIGRGQRELIIGDRQTGKTTVAIDTILNQKGSGVKCIYVAIGQKQSTVAQVVETLRRHGALEYTIVVTASASEPAPLQYIAPYAGCAMGEYFMYKGEHALIIYDDLSKQAAAYRELSLLLRRPPGREAYPGDVFYLHSRLLERAAKLNDELGGGSLTALPFIETQASDVSAYIPTNVISITDGQIFLESELFYSGQRPAINVGISVSRVGGSAQIKAMKKVAGGMKLDLAQYRELQAFSQFGSDLDKSTLARLNRGARLMEILKQGVNQPLSVEQQVVSLYAAVKGYIDDIEVADVRRFESEFLTFIESNKPEILQSITDTKDLTSDNENALKAAIDQFKKGFAASV from the coding sequence TTGAGTATCAGACCTGAAGAAATCAGTACTTTAATCAAAAGTCAAATTGAAGAATATAAATCCGATATCACTGTCTCTGAAGTAGGTACGGTAATTCAAGTAAGTGACGGTATTGCTCGCGTGTACGGCCTGGAGAACGCGATGTCCGGGGAACTTTTGGAGTTCCAGAACGGCGTGTTCGGTCTGGCGCTGAACCTTGAGGAGAGCAATGTCGGTGTCGTTATCCTGGGACCTTACTCCGAAATCAAGGAAGGCGATCAGGTTAAGCGTACAGGACGTATCATGGAGGTTCCTGTAGGTGAAGCTCTGCTTGGACGCGTTGTCAATCCGCTGGGTCAACCGCTTGACGGCAAAGGCCCGATCGAAGCGACAGCTTATCGTCCGGTTGAGAGCAGCGCACCAGGCGTTATCGAACGTAAATCCGTTCATGAGCCTATGCAGACAGGTATTAAAGCGATCGACGCGATGGTACCTATCGGCCGCGGACAGCGCGAGTTGATTATCGGTGACCGTCAAACGGGTAAAACCACCGTTGCGATCGATACCATCCTGAACCAAAAAGGCAGTGGCGTTAAATGTATCTATGTAGCCATTGGCCAAAAACAATCCACTGTAGCACAGGTTGTTGAAACACTTCGCCGTCATGGCGCACTGGAGTACACGATTGTTGTTACGGCTTCGGCTTCTGAGCCGGCTCCATTGCAGTACATCGCTCCATACGCAGGCTGCGCTATGGGTGAGTACTTCATGTACAAGGGCGAGCATGCACTCATCATTTATGATGACTTGTCGAAACAAGCGGCAGCATACCGTGAGTTGTCCTTGCTCCTCCGTCGTCCTCCGGGTCGGGAAGCTTATCCGGGTGACGTTTTCTACTTGCACTCCCGTTTGCTGGAACGTGCAGCGAAGCTCAACGATGAGCTTGGTGGTGGTTCATTAACCGCACTGCCATTTATTGAAACACAGGCTTCTGACGTATCTGCTTACATTCCAACCAACGTAATTTCGATTACGGATGGACAGATCTTCCTGGAGTCTGAGTTGTTCTACTCCGGTCAACGTCCAGCGATTAACGTCGGTATTTCGGTATCCCGTGTCGGTGGTTCCGCGCAGATCAAAGCGATGAAAAAGGTTGCGGGCGGCATGAAGCTGGATCTTGCGCAATATCGTGAGCTCCAGGCGTTCTCCCAGTTCGGATCTGATCTGGACAAATCAACCTTGGCTCGTTTGAACCGTGGTGCAAGATTGATGGAAATCCTGAAGCAGGGTGTAAACCAGCCGTTGTCCGTTGAACAACAGGTGGTTAGCTTGTACGCAGCCGTTAAAGGATATATCGATGATATCGAGGTTGCTGACGTGCGTCGTTTCGAGAGCGAGTTCCTTACGTTTATTGAAAGCAATAAACCGGAAATTCTTCAATCCATTACAGATACGAAGGATTTGACGTCCGACAACGAAAACGCATTGAAAGCGGCAATCGATCAATTTAAGAAGGGCTTTGCCGCTTCGGTTTAA
- a CDS encoding F0F1 ATP synthase subunit delta gives MSQNTVAAKRYARALFEVAAQQQKGLEVEEELRAVVQAIEGDADIQKFISTPNVPQSVKMNVISQALAGKVSQPVLNTIELLLDRGRTEMFAELLNSYVKIQGASLGLADATVYSTYPLSDQEKEQVASEFGQLAHQNIRVTNVVDESLLGGLKVAIGDKLYDGSLAGKLERLEKSFNRRA, from the coding sequence ATGAGCCAAAATACAGTAGCAGCCAAGCGGTATGCGCGGGCGCTGTTCGAAGTGGCGGCTCAGCAGCAGAAGGGTCTGGAAGTGGAAGAAGAATTACGCGCTGTTGTGCAAGCCATCGAAGGCGATGCCGACATCCAGAAATTCATCTCCACGCCGAATGTTCCCCAGTCCGTGAAGATGAACGTAATCAGCCAGGCGTTGGCAGGGAAGGTATCGCAGCCTGTATTGAACACGATCGAATTGCTTCTCGACAGAGGGCGTACAGAAATGTTCGCTGAACTGCTGAACAGTTATGTGAAGATACAAGGTGCGAGCTTAGGATTGGCGGACGCCACTGTGTACTCCACCTACCCGCTTAGCGATCAGGAAAAAGAACAGGTAGCTTCGGAATTCGGACAGTTAGCCCATCAGAATATCCGGGTGACCAATGTTGTGGACGAGAGTTTGCTCGGCGGCCTGAAAGTTGCCATTGGCGACAAGCTTTATGACGGAAGCCTTGCCGGGAAGCTGGAACGTCTTGAAAAGTCTTTTAATAGACGAGCATAG
- the atpF gene encoding F0F1 ATP synthase subunit B, translating to MNILWENMVITIIAFIILYLLLQKFAFSKLFGIMEQRRELVMSQMNEAAQTRQQATAYVEEQKKALEQARQDAHEIIERSRQTSNKQAEQIMEQAKEEAVRLKSEAVRDIDNEKKKAVEELRNEIGSVSVKIATKLIEREVKNDKAQEELVDQYLKEVGGRP from the coding sequence ATGAATATTCTATGGGAAAATATGGTAATCACTATTATCGCGTTTATTATTCTTTACCTTTTGCTTCAAAAGTTTGCGTTCAGTAAATTGTTCGGCATCATGGAGCAGCGTCGTGAACTGGTAATGAGCCAGATGAACGAAGCGGCACAGACCCGTCAGCAGGCAACTGCTTATGTAGAAGAGCAGAAGAAGGCACTGGAGCAAGCGCGTCAAGATGCTCACGAAATCATCGAGCGTTCCAGACAAACTAGCAACAAACAAGCAGAGCAAATTATGGAGCAAGCTAAGGAAGAGGCGGTTCGCCTGAAATCCGAGGCTGTTCGTGATATCGACAATGAGAAGAAGAAAGCTGTCGAAGAGCTTCGCAATGAAATCGGCAGTGTTTCCGTGAAAATCGCTACCAAGCTGATTGAACGGGAAGTGAAGAATGACAAAGCTCAAGAAGAACTGGTGGATCAATACCTTAAAGAGGTAGGAGGCAGACCATGA
- the atpE gene encoding F0F1 ATP synthase subunit C, translated as MEFLAAAIAVGLGALGAGLGNGMIVSRTVESIARQPEARGQLQTTMFIGVGIVEVIPLAATVIAFLIMFS; from the coding sequence ATGGAATTTTTGGCAGCAGCTATTGCAGTAGGTCTGGGCGCTCTTGGCGCAGGTTTGGGTAACGGTATGATCGTAAGCAGAACAGTTGAGTCTATCGCTCGTCAACCAGAAGCACGTGGTCAATTGCAAACAACGATGTTTATCGGTGTTGGTATCGTAGAGGTTATTCCTTTGGCGGCTACTGTTATCGCGTTCTTGATCATGTTCTCTTAA
- the atpB gene encoding F0F1 ATP synthase subunit A translates to MHDSPIIKLGGLNIDLSAVLMLFVTCLVVFVLCRLAVRNLSVENPSKLQNFMEWVVEFVQGVVASAMDLKKGKAYISLGLTLILFIFVANLLGLPFSIITDLPENFKVFGQPILATLGLEHGHYAHVLWWKSPTADISVTAGLAIVVFVLMNYLGLKQNRKHYLKHYIEPFPIFLPLNIIENLAKPIALAIRLYANIFAGEVLITVILKTGFWGIPFMAAWQGFSIFIGALQAFIFTILTMVYISQTTIHEEH, encoded by the coding sequence ATGCATGATTCACCGATTATCAAACTTGGCGGATTGAATATTGATCTTTCAGCGGTACTAATGCTGTTCGTCACCTGTTTGGTGGTGTTCGTATTATGTCGACTGGCTGTACGTAATCTATCCGTCGAAAACCCTTCCAAACTGCAAAACTTCATGGAATGGGTAGTGGAATTTGTGCAAGGCGTCGTAGCGAGTGCGATGGATCTGAAGAAAGGGAAAGCTTACATATCATTGGGGCTTACTCTCATCCTGTTCATCTTTGTAGCGAACTTGCTGGGCCTGCCGTTCTCAATTATCACCGACTTGCCGGAGAACTTCAAAGTCTTTGGTCAGCCAATTCTGGCTACGCTCGGACTTGAACATGGCCACTACGCCCACGTATTGTGGTGGAAGTCGCCAACAGCGGACATTTCCGTTACGGCCGGTCTTGCGATCGTTGTGTTCGTGCTCATGAACTACCTGGGCTTGAAGCAGAATCGCAAGCATTACCTGAAGCATTACATCGAACCGTTCCCGATCTTCTTGCCACTCAATATCATTGAGAACCTGGCAAAACCTATCGCTCTGGCAATCCGGCTTTATGCCAACATTTTTGCCGGCGAGGTACTGATCACGGTGATTCTGAAAACCGGCTTCTGGGGCATTCCATTTATGGCCGCATGGCAAGGTTTCAGTATCTTCATTGGTGCATTGCAGGCGTTTATCTTTACGATTTTGACCATGGTATACATCTCGCAAACAACGATTCACGAAGAGCATTGA
- a CDS encoding ATP synthase subunit I yields the protein MNDLTSIVNAVFRVSLLLLSALFLGWALYPEFRPIFMGLIMGMAAGLFNVRFLSMKVQQLAQLAVDPEPKKYNFGFITRLCIGFLIVIFAAKLEQVSLGGAIAGLFIPQLLTIPVSIVFSLRNNH from the coding sequence GTGAATGATTTGACTTCCATTGTGAACGCTGTATTTAGAGTATCATTACTCTTATTGTCTGCCTTGTTTCTCGGATGGGCTCTCTATCCGGAATTTCGCCCGATTTTTATGGGGTTGATCATGGGCATGGCGGCGGGATTGTTTAATGTACGCTTCCTCTCCATGAAAGTGCAGCAGCTGGCGCAATTGGCTGTCGATCCGGAACCGAAAAAGTACAACTTCGGCTTTATTACGAGATTGTGCATCGGATTTCTGATTGTTATCTTCGCCGCTAAACTCGAGCAGGTATCACTCGGCGGTGCAATTGCCGGTCTGTTCATACCCCAATTGTTGACCATTCCTGTCAGCATTGTGTTCAGTTTGAGAAACAATCATTGA
- a CDS encoding AtpZ/AtpI family protein: MKNPKSQDNPWLIALYISGAGGLLAAYILIGFFTGRWLMNHLDGPRVWLAIGTLSGLFVGILNIALLIKKFLGAQA, from the coding sequence ATGAAAAATCCGAAAAGTCAAGATAACCCTTGGTTGATAGCGCTATACATTAGCGGGGCTGGCGGTTTGCTTGCCGCTTACATTCTCATCGGTTTTTTTACCGGGCGATGGCTCATGAATCATTTGGACGGGCCCAGAGTGTGGCTTGCCATTGGTACGCTTTCGGGGCTCTTTGTAGGGATTTTGAATATCGCTCTTCTCATTAAAAAGTTTTTGGGGGCGCAGGCGTGA
- the wecB gene encoding UDP-N-acetylglucosamine 2-epimerase (non-hydrolyzing), with translation MSKVKVMTIFGVRPEAIKMAPLILELQRHPEHIESVVCVTAQHRQMLDQVLDVFKIVPDYDLDVMKDRQTLNEITVRVLEGLEPVLREAKPDIVLVHGDTLTTFLASYAAFLQQIQVGHVEAGLRTWNKLNPYPEEMNRQLTGVLADLHFAPTNWSAENLRKENKPESRIYVTGNTATDVFQYTVREGYTHPVLDWAKGKRLILMTAHRRESQGEPHRQIFEAVKRIADEFEDIAIVYPVHPSPAVKEPAHRILGDHPRIKLIDPLDVVDMNNIYTHTHFIITDSGGMQEEAPSFGVPTLVLRDTTERPEGIEAGTLELVGTQEENVYERIKVLLTDQELYDKMSKAANPYGDGQASQRIVNAILHHFGIRKERPEEFHRMFTKV, from the coding sequence ATGTCAAAAGTGAAAGTGATGACGATATTTGGGGTCCGCCCCGAAGCAATCAAGATGGCGCCGCTTATTCTGGAGCTTCAACGTCACCCCGAGCATATTGAATCGGTCGTTTGTGTTACTGCGCAGCATCGGCAAATGCTGGATCAGGTGCTGGATGTGTTCAAGATTGTTCCCGACTATGATTTGGATGTCATGAAGGACCGTCAGACGCTCAACGAGATCACCGTGCGCGTTCTGGAGGGTCTTGAGCCTGTTCTTCGTGAGGCTAAACCGGATATCGTTCTGGTGCACGGCGATACGCTGACAACGTTCCTGGCCAGCTATGCAGCCTTTCTGCAGCAGATTCAGGTTGGCCATGTAGAGGCGGGTCTGCGGACATGGAACAAGCTGAATCCTTATCCGGAGGAGATGAACCGTCAGTTGACCGGTGTGCTTGCTGATCTTCACTTTGCGCCGACGAACTGGTCCGCCGAGAATCTCCGCAAGGAGAACAAGCCGGAATCCCGCATTTATGTTACGGGTAACACGGCTACGGACGTGTTCCAGTACACGGTGCGTGAAGGTTATACCCATCCGGTTCTGGACTGGGCGAAGGGCAAACGCTTGATCCTGATGACGGCACATCGCCGCGAATCCCAAGGGGAGCCGCATCGTCAAATATTTGAAGCGGTAAAGCGCATTGCCGATGAATTTGAGGATATCGCCATCGTATATCCTGTACATCCGAGCCCTGCCGTTAAAGAGCCGGCTCATCGCATTCTGGGAGATCACCCGCGCATCAAGCTGATTGATCCGCTGGATGTTGTGGATATGAACAATATCTACACCCATACGCATTTCATTATTACGGATTCCGGCGGCATGCAAGAGGAAGCTCCGTCATTCGGCGTGCCGACCCTGGTGCTTCGGGATACGACCGAACGTCCGGAGGGCATTGAGGCCGGTACCCTGGAGCTGGTAGGCACCCAGGAGGAGAATGTGTATGAACGGATTAAGGTTCTTCTGACTGATCAGGAGCTCTACGACAAGATGAGCAAAGCGGCTAATCCGTATGGTGATGGACAAGCTTCACAGCGAATTGTCAATGCGATTTTGCACCATTTCGGCATCCGAAAAGAGCGTCCTGAAGAATTTCACAGAATGTTCACAAAGGTATAG
- the upp gene encoding uracil phosphoribosyltransferase, which produces MGKLVICDHPLIQHKLTFIRDMRTNTKDFRELVDEVATLMAYEITREVSLESISVQTPVAETQGKVISGRMLGLIPILRAGLGMLDGVVKLLPAAKVGHVGLFRDPETLQPVEYYTKLPTDVTERELIVIDPMLATGGSAIAAIDVLKKRGCTQIKMMNLVAAPEGVKAVHDAHPDVDIYVAALDEGLNDHGYIVPGLGDAGDRLYGTK; this is translated from the coding sequence ATGGGAAAATTGGTGATTTGTGATCACCCGTTGATTCAACACAAACTTACATTTATCCGCGATATGCGGACTAACACAAAAGACTTTCGCGAATTGGTAGACGAAGTCGCGACTTTGATGGCTTATGAAATTACGCGGGAGGTTTCTCTTGAATCCATATCCGTGCAGACGCCGGTAGCTGAAACCCAAGGCAAAGTCATTTCCGGCCGCATGCTCGGCTTGATTCCGATCCTGCGCGCCGGTCTCGGCATGCTGGATGGAGTTGTCAAGCTGCTTCCTGCAGCAAAGGTAGGGCATGTCGGATTGTTCCGTGACCCCGAAACGCTTCAGCCTGTTGAATATTATACGAAGCTTCCAACGGACGTTACGGAACGGGAATTGATCGTCATTGATCCGATGCTCGCGACGGGCGGATCCGCCATCGCTGCTATCGACGTGCTGAAGAAACGCGGCTGTACCCAGATCAAGATGATGAACCTCGTGGCTGCACCGGAAGGTGTGAAGGCTGTCCATGATGCCCATCCGGACGTGGATATTTATGTTGCTGCTCTCGATGAGGGCCTTAACGACCATGGCTACATCGTACCGGGCCTTGGGGATGCAGGGGATCGGCTGTACGGCACGAAATAA
- the glyA gene encoding serine hydroxymethyltransferase, which yields MMEHLRKSDPAVLEAMDLELKRQRSNIELIASENIVSEAVMEAMGTVLTNKYAEGYPGKRYYGGCERVDIVEDIARDRAKELFGAEHANVQPHSGAQANMAVYLAALKPGDTVLGMNLAHGGHLTHGSPVNASGLLYNFVAYGVQEDTFLIDYDEVRKAAFKHRPRLIVAGASAYPRIIDFERLAAIANDVGALFMVDMAHIAGLVAAGLHPNPVPHAHFVTTTTHKTLRGPRGGMILCKKAWAQAIDKAVFPGSQGGPLMHVIASKAVALGEALDPSFKTYAENVVKNAKVLADTLIEEGLNIVSGGTDNHLMLVDTRNLDITGKDAEKVLDSIGITVNKNAIPFDPTSPFVTSGIRIGTPAVTSRGMDEQAMVKIAKIIAMTLKQPKDEATLENAGRLVAELTDQYPLYAEMKY from the coding sequence ATGATGGAACATTTGCGGAAGAGTGACCCGGCTGTATTGGAAGCGATGGATTTGGAGCTGAAGCGTCAGCGCAGCAACATTGAGCTGATTGCCTCTGAGAATATTGTTAGCGAAGCGGTTATGGAAGCAATGGGGACGGTGCTGACGAATAAATATGCGGAAGGCTACCCTGGCAAACGCTATTACGGTGGCTGTGAGCGTGTGGATATCGTGGAAGATATCGCCCGTGACCGTGCCAAAGAACTGTTCGGAGCCGAGCATGCCAACGTTCAGCCGCACTCCGGTGCCCAAGCGAACATGGCGGTATATTTGGCAGCCCTGAAGCCTGGAGATACCGTGCTCGGCATGAACCTGGCTCATGGCGGTCATTTGACTCACGGAAGCCCGGTTAACGCTTCCGGCCTTCTGTACAACTTTGTTGCCTACGGCGTGCAAGAAGATACGTTCCTGATCGATTACGACGAAGTTCGCAAAGCGGCATTCAAGCATCGCCCTCGTCTGATCGTAGCGGGTGCAAGTGCCTATCCTCGCATCATTGATTTTGAACGGCTTGCTGCCATCGCGAACGACGTTGGCGCGTTGTTCATGGTTGATATGGCTCATATTGCCGGTCTTGTTGCGGCAGGTCTTCATCCGAATCCGGTTCCGCATGCCCATTTTGTAACGACAACGACGCATAAGACGCTTCGCGGACCTCGCGGCGGTATGATTCTGTGCAAAAAGGCTTGGGCGCAAGCGATCGATAAAGCGGTATTCCCCGGCTCCCAAGGCGGCCCGCTCATGCATGTTATTGCTTCCAAGGCCGTTGCGCTTGGCGAAGCATTGGATCCGTCCTTCAAGACGTATGCAGAGAATGTCGTGAAGAACGCGAAAGTGCTGGCAGATACTCTGATCGAGGAAGGCTTGAATATCGTATCCGGCGGAACCGATAACCACCTGATGCTGGTGGATACCCGCAATCTGGACATCACCGGTAAAGACGCGGAGAAAGTTCTGGACTCCATCGGGATTACCGTGAACAAGAATGCCATCCCGTTTGATCCAACCAGCCCGTTCGTAACGAGCGGTATCCGTATCGGTACCCCTGCGGTTACTTCCCGCGGTATGGATGAGCAGGCGATGGTGAAAATCGCGAAAATTATTGCCATGACATTGAAGCAGCCGAAAGACGAGGCAACGCTTGAAAACGCAGGTCGTTTGGTGGCTGAGCTTACAGATCAATACCCTCTCTATGCTGAAATGAAATATTAA
- a CDS encoding TIGR01440 family protein, producing the protein MTDISKVSLNEQTARMVRELAEAAVLGPGKVLVIGASTSEVVGRRIGTGGALETAQQLLQGIAEVQAEFGFAVAYQCCEHLNRALVMERELLERLGLTEVAAVPIPGAGGSMASAAYRSMKEPCLAESIEAHAGVDIGETLIGMHLRRVAVPFRPTERYIGEARVTAAYTRPKLIGGERAVYQFEQRDDSTLCD; encoded by the coding sequence ATGACGGATATCTCCAAGGTTTCCTTGAACGAACAGACAGCGCGTATGGTCCGCGAACTGGCCGAAGCGGCCGTGTTAGGACCCGGTAAAGTGCTGGTCATCGGAGCCAGCACCAGTGAAGTGGTCGGACGCCGGATCGGCACAGGCGGCGCTCTTGAAACGGCGCAGCAGCTCCTTCAGGGCATTGCCGAGGTTCAAGCGGAATTCGGTTTCGCGGTGGCTTATCAATGCTGTGAGCATCTGAACCGTGCGCTTGTCATGGAACGCGAGCTGCTCGAGCGGCTGGGCTTGACGGAAGTGGCGGCTGTTCCCATTCCGGGAGCGGGAGGGTCGATGGCCTCCGCGGCTTACCGCAGCATGAAGGAGCCTTGTCTTGCGGAATCGATTGAAGCACATGCCGGAGTTGATATCGGCGAGACGCTGATCGGCATGCATTTGCGGCGAGTGGCGGTTCCGTTCAGACCGACCGAGCGTTATATCGGCGAGGCGCGCGTAACCGCGGCTTATACCCGTCCGAAGCTGATTGGCGGAGAACGCGCGGTGTACCAGTTCGAGCAGAGGGATGATTCCACACTATGCGATTGA
- the rpiB gene encoding ribose 5-phosphate isomerase B: MKIALGTDHAGIRLKEEIVEVIRGLGHEVEDLGCGCSDSVDYPDYALPVCEKVVSGEADRGILICGTGIGMSIAANKVPGIRCALTHDVFSAKATREHNDSNVIALGERVVGPGLAAEIVSAWLTTDFSHGERHIGRVNKIKAIEERYLKNESR; this comes from the coding sequence ATGAAAATTGCATTGGGTACGGATCATGCCGGCATTCGTCTGAAAGAGGAGATCGTGGAAGTCATTCGGGGTCTTGGACACGAGGTGGAGGATCTGGGCTGCGGCTGTTCCGATTCCGTGGATTATCCCGATTATGCCCTTCCTGTGTGCGAGAAGGTAGTCTCGGGTGAAGCGGATCGCGGCATTCTGATCTGCGGTACGGGGATCGGCATGAGCATTGCGGCCAATAAGGTGCCGGGCATTCGCTGCGCGCTGACACATGATGTGTTCTCGGCCAAAGCGACGCGTGAGCATAACGACAGCAACGTGATTGCGTTGGGTGAGCGTGTCGTCGGTCCCGGACTTGCTGCTGAAATCGTCAGCGCATGGCTGACAACGGATTTCAGTCATGGCGAGCGCCATATCGGCCGTGTGAACAAGATCAAGGCCATCGAGGAGCGTTACCTGAAGAATGAGTCGCGATAA